Below is a genomic region from Raphanus sativus cultivar WK10039 unplaced genomic scaffold, ASM80110v3 Scaffold1468, whole genome shotgun sequence.
AAAAGAACCACGGCATTTCACAGAACCACAGTTGCAGTGCCTCTTTCCATGTAAAACACTCCCATCTCTAGCCTCGGATGCAAGGGAGACTCCATAATCATATGTCAGTTCAGCCATCGGAGGAATATGACGAATGGCAAAGAAAGCAATGTGAACAACCGGTTCACCGTTTCCTTCACGAATAACCGGCTGCCACAGAACGTTTGGGGAGCAGCTATGGTTCATGAACCGAGCTACATTCCCAAAGTTCTTAGCACTGATCAGTAGTGGTGACGGGAGACTAAACTCCTCGGAGATTTCATCTGAAGGATCCTCATCTACTAACGCAGGCTCATAGTTCCACTTAAACGAGTTATAAACACGCGATGTGTCAAAGACAAACTCATCATCTTCTTGCTCCATTCTGAGCTCCCCTCTGTCTTTGACCTCACCAGCATATTCACATATGAAAGAACCAGCACGAATGGGATCCCACGAACGTAAACCCCAACCACGGTTCCCTGTCTTAAACACTTCCATGCGGAACTTCAACCCTGTCTGAATCACTTTGTTTTTGCAACTGGCGTGACATGGACACGTTGGACCACATTCATACACCATCGGCCTCCTGGAAACAAGCATAACGCCGTAAAGGTAAGGCAGATCACCACCGTTCTGTCGGATGCAAGAGCAGTTTAGATCTCCCGGTGCACATGAGCCACGGCAGGAACAGCCAGTAGTGTGCTGCTGTGTTATTCTAAAGGCTTCCGAGTGTTTGAGAGTGGAGATGTAAGTAAAATAAGAAGGCCCCTTCTCATCATCAACGTCATTCACAAGCGAAACAGGTTTGCTCTCAACTCCTGAGGTGAGATCCGGAAGGATAAGTCCTGTTCTAGGAGTCAAACCTTCCTTCCACTTATGAACAGCTTTCCAGTACCCAAAAGCAGGTGGCTGACCAGGTTGTCTCACCAGTTTATACTTAAACGTGTTGCAGCCAGACTTCCCTTTCTCTACCCATGACTCTGAGATCGAATAAAGTCCATCGTAGATATAAATCTTCCCTGTTTTACTAGCTGGATCCTCCTCTCCTCTTATCACTCTCACTCCATTCCCTTTCCTCAAGCTTCTCTCTAACGCAAGATTCCCCCTCTCAAGTTTCTGATCAGATGCTTGTTTGTTCTTGTCCGCATTGCCTCCTTGTCCACTGTATATCAAAGACTCAGGATCCTGTGCCTCGCCGTCGTAACGTCCAGCCGAAACAATGCTAGTAGCTAGAGGCTCCTCATCTGCTCCAGCGGCCTTGCTTGTTATATAGTCAATGCCAGCCATTGTCTGCATGTGAAGACCCACTAAGCACATCTCTATCCGTGAAAAGAAGATATCTCCAACCTCGATCCCAGGGACCGTTCCAACTCTCTTCTTCATGTTTGTCCTCACCCCATTGCTCATCAAAGAGCCTGCCGCTTTAGAAGTCGCGGCCTTTGCGTACTCTACCTGGCTTAACCGCCTCCTAACAGCATCGAAACGCATCAGCACGCTGCTTACTAAGTCCCCATTCCCATCTTCTCGCTCTGCTGCACTGATCCCGCTGTCGAAAACTCCACTGAACCGTTTCACAACCTGAACCTCCAAAGAAGGCTCTTTGGGGACTGTCTTGTCTTTTTTCTTGGCGTTACCACTTCCCTTAGGACGACCTCTTTTAGCTCCGGTTGAGCTACTAGGGCCATTTGATGCAGTGGTAGGTGTTCTGTATGACTGAAGAGGTGGAACAAacgatggaggaggaggtgtGTACTGAGTTTGGTTGAGATCTGGAGTATCTTGTGCAGGTGGTTGTGCTCCAAAGGGGAAGAAAGGTGAGTACccagtagaagaagaagaagaagggccaAAAGGTGGAACTCCAACAAATGGTGGACCTTGATTACCATTTGGAAAAACAGGTTTCAAACTTCTCAGAGGTTTGACATCTAGCACTATGGACTTGTCATAATGGTTAGGATTTGGAACAGTGTTCATCCCTGGTACTCCTTCCATTGCTAAAAACTCCTGTAAAAAAAATGGGACCATGAGTTGGGTTAAAGAGCATTGACAAAGGCTTAGAATTAGCATTTTCTCTCACAAacagataaaataaatatcacagCATTTACTACACAGCCCTCTAGAACAACACCTTGCAGTTTCACCTTGTGGGTTATACTCTTTGCAGTACCAAAGAAAGTTACAAGGAAATGCAAAAGAATCCATTTTAAGAGCAAGCTTAGCCTTCAATATAGAATCCCTACAAGAatcgaaaaccctaaaaaaatgCAAACTTTGCTACACTTTGTGAACCCACCAAGATGCAAAAGTAAAGGGTATTTTCATAAAACCTAAAATGTACAAATCTAACAACAACACCAGATCTTTTGTGCCCTAGGAGAAATAACGAAggacaaagaaaaaaagcttCCTTTTTGCCCATAAAGATCCGTAAAGGCATAAACCTAAGGTCTAAGGAGCATGGCGTAGCTACACCAACCCTTAATCGAAAACCAAAACATACTAGTTTCAGATTCGCCaacggaaaaaaaaatgaaaacttgtATCTACAGTGAACCAttcatataaattcattttCAAGATTTCATGGaaagaagaaacaagacattagATTGTAAGACCACCAACCTCACGAAGTTGAGAAATTTAAATTAGGGCTCCGAGTAATTACGCGAAAGAGAGAGCAGAGAGAGACGAAAAGATGCCTTTCGATGTAGCATTTTCAGACAAATGCTCAGATGAAATAAGCGGAAGACGTTAGTGTTTCAGAGAATTCAGTCCGTTAGATTCTTATTTGCGTCATCTGTACCGTCCAAAACACCTCAGGCCTTGAAAACACAAACCTTTCCTATTCGTGTTGTTACTGTCAGccatttattttcctttaattttttaatttttttctatccAGCAAATTCCAATGTAATATTCTATCTGTTTcataatatttgatgttttaccTAATgtacaaagattaagaaaattatatttctttaataaaaaatattttaaagatataattttaaaatcaattaaccaataattaaaaagactgtaaaatctaattggttgaacagtttccaataaagttaaagtaaccttaaaatctcaaaacttcatctaatttaaaacaaaattatccttctaaaacatcgtctattatgaaacggagggagtataagcACAAGaatccataaaatatttttaaaaggtcAAAAttgatcttgttttttttcttgcgCAGAAATATTTGACTAGTAATTTCAAGAGCATCCACTTTTAAAAAAGTTAACAAATTCAGATAAATCGAGTCTGTATTTGATTATGTAATAACAATTTTAACAGGTTAAAAAATTCagtataattttcttttaaaataatttagggTCTATCCTTATGTAAGAAATCTACCGAATTTTGCCAAATGTTTCATTGAATTTGACCCAAATCTGACCATGTTAAGGATATCTCTAATccaactctattttttttcaaaataatataaaagtaaatatagaataacAAATGCTCTAAATCAATtctatatttcaatatattttgaaatttactctataaaataaatagagtaatctatttttgtttatcCATGACTTCATTATGAAATGAAAAATTGGTAGAGTTATAACACtttatttcatattcatttttGTCCTCTTTTAGAGGAAAAAATGAAGTTTTATTCCAAACTctcctttattttatttaaattcttcTTTAGTTTCTCTTTAGAAAATCAACAAACCCCATAAACATGAGTCCACAAAGAAACTGTAAGAAGCTATATATTTGGAGATACAAATTTTCAAGAATTAAATGAAGGTGAATTGGACTGTACAACcttcaaacaaattataattcatTAGATAACTAAAATCCCTAATTCTCCTATACACAACCATCACATTATAAATAATAGCCATATTGTCTCTCAATTGTGACCCATGTGACCTGCTGAAAGCTTGGTTCGAAATTGCGCAAAGCGAGATGAAGCGAGGAGGCTGGCGCTTAGCGCCTAGCGCCATGACGCCACATTGCCAGCGCCTTGTGTACCTGCATCACAAAAGGTACTCTTCAATACCATATCTCTATATATTACGTAAACAAGAATGCTAAGATAGAAactaaaaataccaaatccATAAATAAAACTCAAAGGTTCATATAGCAAATGCAACACACCAAATGATAATACCAGCTTTAGACATGATCACCTACAACATATACAAACATCGAATGAGAAAAAGCTATTGAGTATCCTAGCTTAGTGGgaaacaaaacatcatatatatacaagacATATATACAAGACATGATCATAAAATTACATACAGAAAGAAGCTAATCACTTAAGGAGAAGAAGCtatgataaaaacaaaacatgatcACAATTCACAACTACAACGCAAACAAACATGGAATAAGAAGAAGCAATTAGCAGCCTATGATATAAAAAAGACATGATCATAAACTTATATTACAGAAAAGCTACTGATTTTAGAAGAAGAAACTATGTATCCTAGCTTAGTGGGAAATTTAAACGATCACAATAGCTGGGGTACACTAGTAGTGTAGGTTAGTGGGAAATCTACACGATTAGGTGAATAAGGGTTACTCTCCTCTACATGCCTATAAGTTATAAGGTGAATAACGTCAATCAAATCTTATTTTTTGTATAGGTACAATAAAGCGGCGTTTTTACCGCTTAAGCAAAATAACAAAAGCGAGGAAAAACGACATAAAGCGAGGGTTTTATGTAACTCGCCTGGCAATGGGGTCCCTTGGCGATGAGGTCCTCGCCTTGTGGCTTTTAGCGCCATTGCGCCAAAAGCGCTCGCTTTTTCGAACCAAGGCTGAgagtttatttattaaaataattattaactaaataatataataaattgtgGCTACAATAGATACACATCttctatctctttctttctctttttaccaaatttttatttcttcttcatTCGTAAAAACACACGTACATTCATCTCAAAGCAAGGAAGAAACCCAGATTATGGGCTTAAGAAATTGAGTTTGGAGGAGAAGATGGTACCATAGAGAATGAGGTGACATCGAGCTTTTATActatgtttctgtttttgttttatactctgtttttgttttttgtactttgtttatgtttttgtttatactttgtttctgtttttatattatgtttttgtttctgtttttatacTATGTTTCTCTTTTTGATTTAGTGATCTAATGGTAAAGAATAATGACGGCGAAGCGTTAGAAGCGTTGTTGTGTCGGAAAAAAGAATAGGAGAT
It encodes:
- the LOC130504268 gene encoding histone-lysine N-methyltransferase, H3 lysine-9 specific SUVH3-like → MEGVPGMNTVPNPNHYDKSIVLDVKPLRSLKPVFPNGNQGPPFVGVPPFGPSSSSSTGYSPFFPFGAQPPAQDTPDLNQTQYTPPPPSFVPPLQSYRTPTTASNGPSSSTGAKRGRPKGSGNAKKKDKTVPKEPSLEVQVVKRFSGVFDSGISAAEREDGNGDLVSSVLMRFDAVRRRLSQVEYAKAATSKAAGSLMSNGVRTNMKKRVGTVPGIEVGDIFFSRIEMCLVGLHMQTMAGIDYITSKAAGADEEPLATSIVSAGRYDGEAQDPESLIYSGQGGNADKNKQASDQKLERGNLALERSLRKGNGVRVIRGEEDPASKTGKIYIYDGLYSISESWVEKGKSGCNTFKYKLVRQPGQPPAFGYWKAVHKWKEGLTPRTGLILPDLTSGVESKPVSLVNDVDDEKGPSYFTYISTLKHSEAFRITQQHTTGCSCRGSCAPGDLNCSCIRQNGGDLPYLYGVMLVSRRPMVYECGPTCPCHASCKNKVIQTGLKFRMEVFKTGNRGWGLRSWDPIRAGSFICEYAGEVKDRGELRMEQEDDEFVFDTSRVYNSFKWNYEPALVDEDPSDEISEEFSLPSPLLISAKNFGNVARFMNHSCSPNVLWQPVIREGNGEPVVHIAFFAIRHIPPMAELTYDYGVSLASEARDGSVLHGKRHCNCGSVKCRGSFG